From the Nonlabens marinus S1-08 genome, one window contains:
- a CDS encoding response regulator — MFNKVLVAEDLGSINHSVVHTLREQLQIAVIEHALYCDDTYLKVLKSIKDKAPFDLLITDLSFTKDHRFQKIQNGKDLISKVREQIPEIKILVYSIENRSNVIKSLFTDYEINGYICKGRNGLKELEQAVLEIQNGIEYISPELKRTLKSDVFELQDYDVQLLEKLSLGDSQEEISIQFKENRVSPNSISTIEKRLNKLKIEFKAKNTVQLIAIVKDLGII; from the coding sequence ATGTTCAATAAAGTACTCGTAGCAGAAGATTTAGGGAGTATAAATCACAGTGTGGTGCATACCTTAAGAGAACAACTTCAAATAGCAGTTATCGAGCACGCCTTGTACTGTGATGATACCTATTTAAAAGTCTTGAAGTCTATTAAAGATAAAGCACCTTTTGATCTACTCATAACAGATCTTTCCTTTACTAAGGATCACAGGTTTCAAAAGATTCAAAACGGTAAAGACTTGATATCTAAAGTCAGAGAGCAGATTCCTGAAATAAAAATCTTAGTGTATTCTATAGAGAATCGATCCAATGTTATAAAATCGCTCTTTACGGACTATGAGATAAATGGATACATCTGTAAAGGTCGTAATGGGTTAAAGGAGTTGGAACAAGCTGTTCTAGAAATACAGAATGGTATTGAGTACATATCTCCAGAATTAAAAAGGACTTTAAAATCAGATGTTTTTGAGTTACAAGATTATGATGTCCAATTATTAGAGAAATTGTCCCTAGGCGATTCACAAGAAGAAATTTCCATTCAGTTCAAAGAAAATAGAGTTTCACCTAATAGTATTAGCACTATAGAAAAACGATTGAATAAATTGAAGATCGAGTTCAAGGCAAAAAATACCGTTCAGTTAATTGCGATTGTCAAAGACCTTGGAATAATATAA
- a CDS encoding NAD(P)-dependent alcohol dehydrogenase produces the protein MKADIHYKESTFTVKGYGAKDENNTTLKEMDVERPMIKEDEVIIETLYSGVCHSDIHQVHNDWENTRYPCVPGHEVIGKIVNAGSKVTKFKEGDIVGVGCMIDSCQACPQCKNDQEQFCTGPHGPTMTYNGYFADPESDFNTYGGYASHLVSNQDFLIKIPDTLDIKAAAPILCAGVTTYSPLKHWGVKKGDQVAVVGIGGLGHMGVQLAKAMGAKVTAITTEKSKTDDVKALGADHVLLSTDDKAMEEHAMKFDFILITIPSAFDVNPYISLIAPRGSLVTVGLLGAYESPTNNMEVAKYARSIGGSIIGGIKETQDVMNFCAKHGILPEVEMIGIEQINDAFQKVKEEDVRFRYVIDMKS, from the coding sequence ATGAAGGCAGATATTCATTATAAGGAATCCACTTTTACCGTTAAAGGCTATGGAGCTAAAGACGAAAATAATACTACCTTAAAAGAAATGGACGTGGAACGTCCCATGATCAAGGAAGACGAGGTGATCATTGAAACACTATACAGTGGCGTTTGTCACAGCGACATCCACCAGGTCCATAATGACTGGGAAAACACTCGTTACCCATGTGTTCCTGGGCATGAGGTCATCGGTAAAATTGTGAATGCTGGTAGTAAGGTGACTAAATTTAAAGAAGGCGATATTGTAGGGGTAGGTTGTATGATCGATAGCTGTCAAGCATGCCCGCAATGTAAAAATGATCAAGAACAGTTTTGCACAGGACCACACGGTCCCACCATGACTTATAACGGTTATTTTGCTGATCCAGAATCTGATTTCAATACTTATGGCGGCTATGCGTCACACTTGGTTTCCAACCAAGATTTCTTAATTAAAATCCCAGACACTTTAGACATTAAGGCAGCAGCACCCATTTTATGTGCAGGCGTTACTACCTATTCTCCTTTAAAACATTGGGGAGTAAAGAAAGGCGATCAGGTTGCTGTTGTAGGTATTGGCGGTTTAGGCCACATGGGAGTTCAATTGGCAAAGGCTATGGGAGCAAAAGTCACTGCGATCACCACTGAAAAATCTAAAACTGATGATGTCAAAGCTCTAGGAGCAGATCATGTATTGTTATCTACAGACGATAAAGCAATGGAAGAACACGCCATGAAATTTGACTTCATATTAATAACTATACCTAGCGCATTTGACGTCAACCCTTATATCAGTCTGATTGCCCCACGCGGGAGCCTAGTTACCGTGGGACTTTTGGGAGCTTATGAAAGCCCAACCAATAACATGGAAGTCGCAAAATATGCACGTTCCATAGGTGGATCCATTATCGGCGGTATAAAAGAAACACAGGATGTTATGAATTTTTGTGCAAAACACGGGATCCTTCCTGAAGTGGAAATGATCGGAATAGAACAAATTAACGATGCCTTTCAAAAGGTGAAGGAAGAGGATGTTCGCTTCAGGTACGTTATTGACATGAAAAGCTAG
- a CDS encoding YchJ family protein — translation MAHKNIHTVITPEQLMRSRYSAFVLADVDYLQLSQHSSQRLSKKEAKELKLWTKSVTWIRLEVLQTTQGLEDLETGRVEFKAHYLENSRLQVIHENSKFCKENGHWVYLEAI, via the coding sequence ATGGCCCATAAAAACATTCATACCGTAATCACTCCAGAACAGCTCATGAGGTCTAGATACAGCGCCTTTGTCCTAGCTGATGTGGATTACCTTCAATTGAGCCAACATTCCTCGCAACGATTGTCAAAAAAAGAGGCTAAAGAATTAAAATTATGGACAAAATCTGTGACTTGGATTCGGTTAGAGGTATTACAAACGACTCAAGGACTTGAGGATTTAGAGACAGGTAGGGTTGAATTCAAGGCTCATTATCTAGAGAATAGCCGCTTACAAGTCATTCATGAGAACTCCAAATTCTGCAAAGAGAATGGGCATTGGGTATATCTAGAAGCTATATAA
- the rimK gene encoding 30S ribosomal protein S6--L-glutamate ligase — protein sequence MRIAILSQNPNLYSTKRIVEAGTKKGHEMVIIDHTKCNLVIEKKNPTIIYKGKTLTDFDGVIPRIGASVTFYGTAVVRQFEMMKVFSATESQALVRSRDKLRSLQILSRAGLGLPKTVFSNYSKDVSEVVDAVGGAPLVIKLLEGTQGLGVVLADNRNSAESILEAFNGLQARVIAQEFIKEAGGADIRVFIVDGVVVGAMKRQGKEGEFRSNLHRGGSANIIELSDEEENAALKAAKAMGLGIAGVDLLQSSRGPLILEVNSSPGLEGIEAATGKDIANQIIRYIERNAG from the coding sequence ATGAGAATAGCAATCCTATCACAAAACCCCAATTTATATTCTACTAAACGCATTGTTGAAGCGGGAACTAAAAAAGGGCATGAGATGGTAATTATAGACCATACGAAATGCAACCTGGTCATTGAAAAAAAGAATCCTACTATTATTTATAAAGGCAAAACACTAACCGATTTTGATGGAGTGATTCCAAGGATAGGTGCATCAGTTACATTCTACGGTACTGCCGTGGTGCGTCAGTTTGAGATGATGAAAGTATTTTCAGCAACTGAATCACAGGCATTAGTAAGATCTCGTGATAAATTGAGAAGTTTACAAATACTATCTCGTGCTGGTCTGGGATTGCCTAAAACAGTTTTTAGTAATTATTCCAAAGACGTGAGCGAGGTGGTAGACGCTGTGGGTGGTGCACCATTGGTGATTAAATTACTGGAAGGAACTCAAGGACTAGGAGTGGTACTTGCAGACAATAGAAACTCTGCCGAGTCGATCTTAGAAGCCTTTAACGGACTTCAAGCACGTGTGATCGCTCAAGAATTTATAAAGGAAGCTGGCGGCGCAGATATTAGAGTATTTATAGTAGATGGCGTTGTTGTAGGAGCTATGAAAAGACAAGGAAAGGAAGGAGAATTTAGATCTAACCTTCACCGTGGCGGTAGCGCAAATATCATTGAACTATCAGATGAAGAAGAAAATGCGGCCCTTAAAGCAGCTAAGGCTATGGGGTTGGGAATTGCAGGTGTTGACTTGCTCCAATCATCTAGAGGTCCATTGATACTTGAGGTAAACTCTTCTCCAGGTCTTGAAGGTATTGAAGCTGCGACTGGTAAAGACATCGCAAATCAAATTATCAGGTATATCGAGCGTAATGCTGGCTAA
- a CDS encoding acetate/propionate family kinase: MNILILNAGSSSIKFQLLQMPSEKVVCSGMAERIGQNDAVLSFKSQHSELTETGTIASHQEGLERIVELLLDSDKGVIKHVEEIDAVGHRVVHGGKLFTNTTLITNEVKGKIAEFATLAPLHNPHNLEGIHIAERLFPKAPQIAVFDTAFHQTIPEKAKKYALPNKLYEEEGIQVYGFHGTSHKYVSEKAIAHLQLATSKILSIHLGNGCSMTAIVNGKSMDHSLGFAPSNGLIMGSRSGDIDHAIIFHLVNKLGYELSDVERMINKESGMLGLTGYADLRDIQREAANGDKDCVLALEMNAYRIKKYIGAYAAAMNGVDAIIFTAGIGENSNLLRSKVCSDMEFLELAIDQEKNEIRSNSLREIQSQESKIRILVIPTNEELEIAKQAFQIAH; the protein is encoded by the coding sequence ATGAATATACTAATACTCAATGCAGGCAGTTCTTCCATTAAATTTCAATTATTGCAGATGCCATCTGAAAAAGTGGTGTGCAGCGGCATGGCAGAGCGTATAGGTCAAAATGATGCTGTTCTTTCCTTCAAATCTCAACATTCAGAGCTTACAGAAACTGGAACGATAGCATCGCATCAAGAGGGTTTAGAACGAATTGTTGAGCTACTGTTGGACTCTGATAAAGGAGTGATCAAACATGTAGAGGAAATCGATGCTGTAGGTCACCGGGTCGTACACGGTGGTAAATTATTTACAAACACCACCTTAATTACAAACGAAGTTAAAGGTAAAATTGCTGAGTTTGCGACATTAGCCCCTTTACACAATCCTCATAATCTAGAGGGAATTCATATCGCCGAACGGCTTTTCCCTAAAGCACCACAAATAGCCGTTTTTGATACGGCCTTCCATCAAACCATACCAGAAAAGGCAAAAAAATACGCATTGCCCAATAAACTATATGAGGAAGAAGGAATTCAGGTTTACGGATTTCACGGTACCAGCCATAAGTATGTTTCAGAGAAAGCGATAGCGCATTTGCAACTAGCAACTTCTAAAATTCTATCCATCCATTTAGGGAATGGATGCAGCATGACCGCAATTGTAAACGGAAAGAGCATGGACCATAGTCTAGGGTTTGCGCCGTCTAATGGATTAATTATGGGATCTCGTAGTGGCGATATTGATCATGCTATCATCTTTCATCTCGTGAATAAACTAGGATATGAATTGAGCGACGTAGAGCGCATGATAAATAAGGAAAGTGGTATGCTTGGATTAACTGGGTATGCCGATTTACGGGATATACAGAGAGAAGCTGCAAATGGAGATAAGGACTGCGTTCTTGCACTAGAAATGAACGCTTACCGAATCAAGAAATACATAGGTGCCTATGCAGCGGCTATGAATGGTGTTGACGCGATCATCTTTACTGCTGGAATTGGGGAAAACTCGAACTTACTTAGAAGCAAGGTATGCAGCGATATGGAGTTTCTGGAATTAGCTATAGACCAAGAAAAAAATGAAATAAGGTCCAATTCATTACGAGAAATCCAATCTCAAGAATCAAAAATTAGGATCCTTGTCATTCCAACAAATGAAGAATTAGAAATTGCGAAGCAGGCGTTTCAAATAGCTCATTGA
- the pta gene encoding phosphate acetyltransferase, whose protein sequence is MPNKAIYITTIESHSGKSIVSLGLMHLLLGKTPKVGYFRPIIDDFVEGSIDNHIKTVITYFNLDLKFEDAYAFTRSEVIRMKNLNQEDEIISRIIEKYKAVEERYDYVLIEGTSFSGEGSLIEFDINVAIARNLGVPAIILASGVGKSLEDLTGSLRIAFDSFRDKGVEVLAVIANKVQTDHTNAIISNLQSKLPAQVIVNAIPLNPILANPSLKEIVDVLDATVLFGRDYLNNQAGYFSVGAMQLRNYLTHLKENGLVITPGDRADIILGALQANISANYPSISGIVLTGGLVPEDSIIKLIEGLSDVVPVISVAGGTYAVTNSIGDIKSQIYAENTQKIESSIKDFEKYVNVDALVERLITFKTDGITPRMFQYNLLQKAKSHKKHIVLPEGMDERILRATKQLIDIDAVTITLLGDPKQITEKVAALDIGLDLDKISIVDPVHSADFDAFAEALYELRKHKNVNLAMAKDLMEDVSYYGTMMVYKGKADGMVSGAVHTTQHTILPALQFIKTKPEASIVSSVFFMCLEDRVSVYGDCAINPNPTAEQLAEIAISSAATSRAFNIDPKIAMLSYSSGSSGVGEDVERVRQATVLVKKLRPDLKVEGPIQYDAAVDMKVGKTKMPDSEVAGQANVFIFPDLNTGNNTYKAVQRETKALAIGPIIQGLNKPVNDLSRGCTVDDIFNTVVVTAIQAQEDF, encoded by the coding sequence ATGCCTAACAAAGCCATATACATCACCACCATAGAATCGCACAGTGGGAAATCCATAGTTTCTCTAGGGTTAATGCATTTATTACTGGGTAAAACTCCAAAGGTGGGTTACTTCAGACCCATTATTGACGATTTTGTAGAAGGTAGCATCGATAATCACATTAAAACGGTAATCACGTATTTCAATCTGGATCTCAAATTTGAGGATGCCTATGCTTTTACTCGCAGTGAGGTGATCCGAATGAAAAATTTGAATCAGGAGGATGAAATCATCAGCCGGATTATTGAAAAGTACAAAGCGGTGGAAGAGCGCTACGATTATGTACTTATTGAAGGCACTAGTTTCAGCGGCGAGGGCTCGCTTATCGAGTTTGATATAAATGTTGCGATTGCACGCAATCTGGGTGTTCCTGCCATTATCCTGGCCAGTGGCGTTGGGAAATCGTTGGAAGATCTTACGGGAAGTTTGCGCATTGCATTTGATTCGTTTAGAGATAAAGGTGTCGAGGTTCTAGCTGTGATCGCTAATAAAGTTCAGACAGATCATACTAATGCTATAATATCCAATCTGCAGTCTAAGTTGCCTGCACAAGTCATTGTGAATGCTATTCCGCTGAATCCTATTTTAGCAAACCCATCTCTCAAAGAGATTGTTGATGTGCTGGATGCGACAGTTCTTTTCGGTAGAGATTATTTAAACAATCAAGCGGGATACTTCAGCGTTGGGGCAATGCAACTGCGCAATTACTTGACGCACTTAAAGGAAAATGGACTAGTCATCACTCCTGGCGACCGGGCAGATATCATTCTAGGCGCTTTACAGGCTAATATATCTGCAAACTATCCATCGATTTCTGGTATTGTACTTACTGGTGGACTAGTGCCTGAGGATTCTATCATCAAGTTGATTGAAGGTCTTTCTGATGTAGTTCCCGTAATCTCAGTGGCTGGCGGCACCTATGCGGTCACTAACAGTATAGGCGATATCAAATCGCAGATTTATGCTGAAAATACACAGAAGATAGAATCGTCGATCAAGGATTTTGAGAAATATGTCAACGTTGATGCCTTAGTGGAACGACTGATTACTTTTAAAACAGACGGCATCACACCCAGAATGTTCCAATACAACCTCTTACAAAAAGCCAAATCCCACAAGAAACACATCGTTTTGCCAGAAGGGATGGACGAGCGCATCCTTAGAGCTACCAAACAACTGATCGACATTGATGCCGTAACCATCACATTACTGGGAGATCCTAAACAAATTACTGAGAAAGTCGCCGCTTTAGACATAGGTCTAGACCTGGATAAAATCTCAATTGTTGATCCAGTCCACAGTGCTGATTTTGACGCTTTCGCGGAAGCGTTATATGAATTAAGAAAACACAAGAATGTAAACCTCGCTATGGCGAAAGACTTGATGGAAGACGTCTCTTATTATGGGACGATGATGGTCTATAAGGGCAAAGCCGATGGCATGGTGTCTGGAGCGGTTCATACCACACAGCACACTATATTGCCAGCATTACAGTTTATTAAAACCAAACCTGAGGCTTCCATTGTTTCCTCTGTATTTTTCATGTGCTTAGAAGATCGTGTTTCTGTTTATGGAGATTGCGCCATCAACCCTAATCCTACTGCAGAACAATTGGCAGAAATTGCCATATCCTCTGCTGCCACCAGTCGTGCCTTTAATATTGATCCTAAAATTGCAATGCTGTCCTATTCTTCAGGTAGTTCAGGCGTGGGAGAAGATGTAGAGCGAGTACGGCAAGCGACTGTTTTAGTCAAAAAATTACGTCCAGATCTCAAAGTAGAAGGACCTATACAATACGATGCAGCCGTCGACATGAAAGTGGGTAAGACTAAAATGCCCGACAGCGAGGTCGCTGGCCAGGCTAATGTTTTTATTTTTCCAGATTTGAATACAGGTAACAATACCTATAAAGCGGTTCAAAGGGAGACCAAAGCGCTGGCCATAGGCCCAATTATTCAAGGTTTGAATAAGCCCGTAAATGACTTAAGTCGCGGGTGTACGGTGGACGATATTTTCAATACGGTAGTAGTGACTGCTATCCAGGCGCAAGAAGACTTTTAA